The Falco cherrug isolate bFalChe1 chromosome 3, bFalChe1.pri, whole genome shotgun sequence genome segment cttTTCAAAAACTTCAAACTTCTGTTTATAGTAATTGAGGAACATAATTTACATATCACCACAGCCATCTATTTATGAAGGAAGGGAATTCGGGTCCATGGAATGAAGTGAAGTAACAAAAGTACCAGacttcatttctctctctcaaaacCCAAAGAGTCTGACAGTACAGGGAAAACCTAAGGGAGAAAATGGATAAAGGAAATGGAAACTACTACGAAAGGGACCAAATACCTAATTGCTGTAACTCTTGTACTCCCTGCACAGAAGTATGCAGAGAGTGCTCGGAAAGAACTCTTACCTACATCTTCAAATATTGCTACACAATTCCAAAAACTATGATGACACTGAATTTGGACAAACATACCATTTTGTTTGTTACTTACCAGTTCTGTGTGAACTTTAAGATGTGCCTGGAGCTTGTATTTATCTGGAGTAGAGTAGTCACAGTGTTCTGTGGgacatttcagcaaaatattacTGTGTTTCTGAATGACGTGACGCTTAAGGCAGTTTTTGGTGATGGAAGAATAATTGCACTGAGAGCAGTAATATAAATGTTCTCGAGTATGCGTACGAACATGCATGTCATAATGCACTTGGTACCAAAACAACttgcctgaaaataaaatcagacatgaagaaagtaatttctaaacAACTGTTAGTGAAAATTCCATTACATACCCAATTTTCTTTCAGGGCAAAACACATTGTTTGAATCCTGTCCCTTTTGTCTTTAATAAAAACCTGTCCTAAAGACCCTTCATTACTGAAAATATGTTTACAAAAACCACTTTTGTCTAAAAAGACTGTGTCGTATGTCCTGAAACAGCTTAACAAAGGCAGCTTTAATACCTATCAATGATctttttcccaaggaaaaagTCCTTTAAATCTGTTCTATACAAAGAATCTGAACGCAACTGTATACTAAAAGTCTATCAAAATCAATTTTCTTACTTCCTTTCGTGTTACTCATTCCTAAAAGCCTTTCTGACCTAATAGCACCAAAAAGTACATAGAAATTCATCTAATGTACAATGCTATGGTGtttcaaacttttctttaaaactttgcttcctttcccttctcagcAATGAAGACTACAAGATAAATcccaaattatttcctttccagttaTGTAAACACAAAAAATTACAATAGAATAAATGCGAATGGTGCATTATTCCCATTTTGATAAATCCAAAAACCCAATTACAATCAGAATGGTCTTTACCTGATACTACATAATGACAATTTTCATCTCAAAAAAACTGGTCCAAATCAAGTCACAAAAATACACCagtacatacatacattttgtACAGAATGTAAGTCATCATACATCCTCCCATATTATATGAAAAAGACTCTGAATTTTATACTGATCTGATAATAGGGCTTAAGCATTAAAGCATGGACTGATAAATGCTGATTGCATACCTCAATTTGCTGTGCTTGACCCCAGTGAAAATTATGAGGTGAGGAGAGGCATGTGGACAGAAATAATCTAATTCTATCATATTTCATATCAATAGAAAATTGAACCTAGCAAAACATTGCTTTGCTATACTCTGCATGTGGTCTTTTGAGAAGATTTGAGTCATTTCACACTATACAGCAAAGAATAAATCTTGCTGGACCCCAGAATCCATACTGAACCACAAAATTAATACTTCTACAAAGATACACAAATATATTGAACACTATAAAGCAGATGAGCAAGAAAAAATGTCCCACTAcctaacagttaaaaaaaagcccaacaaaacaATAGAAGAACGTAATTCTACTGCTCCTTACCACAATATTCACATTCTAAGTCTCCATAAACCTTCCTTATCCTCTCACACAACTCTGTGTTCATTTGTCTCTTCTGCAAACTCTCCAAGATCTGCATAAAGGCAACAGCTCCGCTCCCACTGTCCGGTGTAACTGTGTGAGAAGAGGCTGCCTGTTGGCTGATGGCTGCATCAGCCTCTGGGGCTGGCAAGGAGTTTGTGGTTTCTACAGAATTTTGAACTGGTGGATCGCTTGTTTCTGATTCACTAGAAGGAACAGACCGATTTCTCTCTTCAGAGACTGAAAGGTTCTCAGTCATTGCATTGTTGTGACTCAAATTTAAACTTCTGTCTTCAGAcagcaaaagctgaatttcttcacCCTGCTCATTTACAGAACTGCAGTGATCAACTTCCTCTTCATTTCCAGGAGGAACTTTTAACTCATCAGGACAAGTATCATTCTTCAGCAGAAAGCAATCTGACGCGACACAGGATTGAATGTTTGGGACTGCTATATCTGTTGTTTGACACAGCGTCTCTGTTACATTCTTGACCAAAGAATTTTCAAATTCTAAGGCAAGAACTGTATCAATTTTTAAGTCACCATTATGTTGACCATTATGGTTTATATCTGCAGCTGTTGTTTCACCTTTACAAGCAGATGGTTGCGGTGTGTTAATAGCATCAGTACTCCTGACAGTCAATTCATCTGCACTTTGTGCTAGCTGTTCACCAAGGGCTTCTGGCTGGATATCACCTCCCGGTTCAAGCAGGCAGAAACTCTGATTGATAGAGCTGTTAAAAACAGAAGTCTCCTGCAAATCTGCGTGCACATCTTTGATGTGAGCACGGAGTCTTACAGAACTAACAAATTTCTTCAGGCACACagaacacacatacacaaatggGTGCTTTCGAACATGAAGCTCAAGGGCTTGGTATTTAGTGGCTCCGTGACCACAGAGCTCACAAGCAAAGGGTCTTTCATCACCATGAACAAGCATGTGACGGTCTCGGTCAAGTTCATTTTTGAATTTGCGTTCACAAATATGGCAGTCATAAAGAAGTTGTCTTTTGCCCTCTCGTGTCATCAAGCGAAGCTCATCAAAAACATCTTTCACCTTTTTATCTTGAAGGTCATGTGTTTCCTTGATATGCTTGATCAAATTTTTAAcatcagagtatttttttttgcagaagcgACAATGCTGCTTAATCTTTTTATGAACTCTTTCAATGTGGACTTTGAGATGGCCTTTGCTGAGGCAAGTGAACGTACAATAATCACAGCTGAACTTCTCCCCTGTATGTTTCCGCATGTGAACATTGAGGTTGGCTTTGATTGCACTGGCATAACTGCAATACGAACACTTGTAAGGTTTTTCATTTGTATGAATCCTCAAATGTGCTTGGAGGGAGTGTTTAAATTTGAACACCTTGTTACAGTATTCACAGGTAAAAATCTTCAGTTGAGTTGGCCccaacctaaaaaaacccaaaaccagttATATATTACAATATTGAAAGTTGGTGACATAATTTGTCAAAATTTCCCTAGATATTCATAACGGACAGAAAcattcactttattttaaaacgGTATTCTCCACAGGCTTTTTAAATTCTACAAGTTATGCACAgattattttcagctgttccttTATTTGAAGGgctcagaaaatatttcagtttcgTGAAAATGGACAGGGAAGCATTTCATTCATATTTTGCATGAACACAAATACAAGTACTTCAAAATCACCTGCTTGATTTCATTGCCTGTTCATATGGGGTTTGCTGAATGGCATATTCTTGATAACCTCTTCGTTGTGATGGGTCTTGAACTGTTGCCTCTGGAGCTGTGGGTTCACTTTCTTGCGGAGCAGCCTCAACGggaacaatttttgtggctcctaaaagcaagaacaaaaaatgcTCATTAAAAATATCATATCAAAACATGCATTGTCTATAACATAAAAGTGTAAACAGAACATTAAACTCTGTAATCActactttaattattttagtttctgttcttaaattCATGCGCATAAAATGATGGATACACTTCCAGAGGATGTCAGTACTTACACCACAGCTCTGCTTAAATAACATGCCAGGACTAATGATTCTGAGGGTTACTCATGGTGCTTGATGTCTGCTGTTATGAGATACTGCATCCAAATACTTCAGCCTTTAAAAAACCTGTATCGTTTGacaatgaaattttaattttcctgtttctgcctCATAGCACATCCCTTGAAAACTTCAGTCAAGCTGTTTAATCAGTTCCACAAATAGGGCTGGGGAAAAGATACTGTTTGGTCTGTATTTAAAAGTCTGCATATGTTTTCCTTAAATCTTTTACTGCTTACATTTCGGGGCATACTGCCATTCCCTCAGAATAAAAGAATATGTTCCATGTGCACTCCTCAATCTCTATCAGAAGCAGGAGTAAAGAGACTCCTTCTACTGGATTTCCAAAGATCAGACTCTGTCCCTCAAAGCTTTACAGACAATACAGGCAAAAATGAGCATATTTTGAGATGTGATCTATTTGAGATTATTTAGCTAGGTGTTCTTTACTTTCTGAGCAGTGACAAAAAAACTTAATGTCAGGCATCCGTAGTTAGCATTGAACATAATGAAAATTGATATAAACATtaatttccactggaaaaaaaaacccaaacctgatGCATACCAAACCAAGCCCCCATAATTGATTGCTCCCCTCCTTTTCAACTTATCTGTCTATAATACATCTATACATGTGTTCAATGGGAATGccattattttcaaaagttgaatttatatgtatttgtatatttacATACTTGTTCACATATAAAtattacaattatatacgtaTTTGTGAAATCTTCATGTTCTACTAACAAGTATTATagaaaaatcttggaaaaaataaattttgctttctggtctgaTAATGGAAAATTAATAGTAAATGAGACACACCATATACtaattaacaaaaagaaaacaagacattGAATATGTAGTAATAGATGAACACCCATCCatcctaggaaaaaaatattacaggacCTGTAATTAAAGACTGTTCTATCATACACTGGGGACAGGGAAGCACGAGAGGTCGCACATGAAAATATCTTTGAATTAAATAGTGAAGTTAACAACTTCAGGTAAAACTGAAATTTGGTAAGTTTccctttatattttttcctggatATTACATTAGTATCTGATCTCATTTCAATTCACCTGATTAGAAGGcaggggggaggggtgggggtgggggaagtaCAGTACAGCTTTGTGACAGAGGAAAGCATTTACAATAAGGATCACAGAAACCTGAAACATGAGAGCCTAGAAAGCAAAAGACAGAGTCAACATACTCAacatatttttaacagattCTGTTATTCATATATTCTctatataaaatgaaacatctgaATAGAAAGAAGTTCAAAGAATGATGCATGAGCTTTTCCTTTAACAAAAGGATGAAATTAATTCTTGCTCCATTGCAGAGCATGTTGCTGAAGatattatttacaaaatatatgCAGTATTAACATGCGGTCTCTGAAACAGCAATTATAAGAACAACAAAACTAAACCACAAAGAGTACAAAGTCCAAAGAAAACTAGCTGGTTAGCAAATTATTAAATCTAGTTTCCCTAAAAAAACTTTTAGCCTGTAGACCACCAAAAAGCTTCAGGAAAAAGGCAGGTAGAGTATATGGGAAAAATCAGAAGTAAGTGGGGTTACTCAACAACATGTGTGAAAGACTTAAAAGATATTAAGTGGGGGAAAGCAGTGCTATAGACAAGGGAGAAAGATGGAGATCCTGTGGGTCCTTCAGAGTGATTTAAAGTGGGAAACTGAGATATTTTGAGAAGAGGCCATTTGCAAGTGTGTAAGGCTATTGCAGCCTTTTGTATCAGATGGGATGTCAGCCAACACTGCAACTAAACAGACTGTAATACCTCTGCCACTCACTGAACTGGCTGGAtctaaaaatggctttttttgactgttgttttttaataatgctttcAGTTCTGTACTAAAGATTCTGCCAGTTGATCAGAACTGGTCTTCCAAGTTTTGAACCCGAATGTTATCAGAATATTTTAACTTCCTATTCCCTCTGTCACTCCCTCTCCCACAAATGCCAGGCTGTCCAGCAGGACTGCACCTCCCCAACTGCGCTGTAGTAGCCCAGCGAGACGGGAGCTTGTCATTACATATACAGGAGACACGGTTCAATCAGTGGCTTCAGTagaaaaatgataaaacagACATTAGACACCGGACTAGTGTTCCCATAGTTCAGCGTTTctaaaacagaagcaaattcTTCTATATTTAGAAAgactcagttaaaaaaaaaggaccttGAACTGCTCTGTATGCATGGCCAGCTCCTTCAGACCTCCCATTTCTGGAATGTAAGGCAGATCCTCAGTAATGCTCTGCACTGAACCTCCTCTCTGCCCTTCTGCCTTGCAGGATGTTCGAGCACTTCCTGCTGAACTGTTTAACAGACTTTTGTGCTACCAGTATAACTTTTCAATCACCTAAATTA includes the following:
- the ZFAT gene encoding zinc finger protein ZFAT isoform X3 yields the protein MCKLCNLFSPNQAELLSHVSEKHTEEGTSVDDIIIPLQPLTVPTNINKDGEDLLVVKRKRGRPKGSTKKFCVDEDVAENNPVPSEETPPGTEEGLELSEVSPGSLECKKCNRKFSNTRQLRKHICIIVLNEGEEEGDGGNDSDVDLDRKEDEREKTPKRSRAQKTEKTPSTKETEQVSGAKNPIISVVLTAHEAIPGATKIVPVEAAPQESEPTAPEATVQDPSQRRGYQEYAIQQTPYEQAMKSSRLGPTQLKIFTCEYCNKVFKFKHSLQAHLRIHTNEKPYKCSYCSYASAIKANLNVHMRKHTGEKFSCDYCTFTCLSKGHLKVHIERVHKKIKQHCRFCKKKYSDVKNLIKHIKETHDLQDKKVKDVFDELRLMTREGKRQLLYDCHICERKFKNELDRDRHMLVHGDERPFACELCGHGATKYQALELHVRKHPFVYVCSVCLKKFVSSVRLRAHIKDVHADLQETSVFNSSINQSFCLLEPGGDIQPEALGEQLAQSADELTVRSTDAINTPQPSACKGETTAADINHNGQHNGDLKIDTVLALEFENSLVKNVTETLCQTTDIAVPNIQSCVASDCFLLKNDTCPDELKVPPGNEEEVDHCSSVNEQGEEIQLLLSEDRSLNLSHNNAMTENLSVSEERNRSVPSSESETSDPPVQNSVETTNSLPAPEADAAISQQAASSHTVTPDSGSGAVAFMQILESLQKRQMNTELCERIRKVYGDLECEYCGKLFWYQVHYDMHVRTHTREHLYYCSQCNYSSITKNCLKRHVIQKHSNILLKCPTEHCDYSTPDKYKLQAHLKVHTELDKKSYSCPVCEKSFSEDRLIKSHIKTNHPEVSMTTISEILGRRVQLKGLIGKRAVKCPYCDFYFMKNGSDLQRHIWAHEGVKPFKCSLCEYATRSKSNLKAHMNRHSTEKTHLCDMCGKKFKSKGTLKSHKLLHTADGKQFKCTVCDYTAAQKPQLLRHMEQHVSFKPFRCAHCHYSCNISGSLKRHYNRKHPNEEYVNIGSGEPAAEALIQQGGIKCPVCSFVYGTKWEFNRHLKNKHGMKLVEHDGETKWELTAEVSEEASTQYLHITEAGEDVQGTQAAVAALQNLRYTSENGERLDPTAVNILQQIIELGSETHDATAVASVVTMAPGTVTVVKQVKEEEQSTNHTLMIQETLQQASVELSEQHHLVVSSDEVEGIETVTVYTQGGEASEFIVYVQEAMQPVEEQTVEQSVQEL